A genomic window from Anthonomus grandis grandis chromosome 2, icAntGran1.3, whole genome shotgun sequence includes:
- the LOC126748576 gene encoding probable methyltransferase TARBP1 isoform X2 — MDKQEVIWLINTELDKTQDQHIRDMLTDIKASCYSPLTNIDLGPNLVASSATLLAIEKLVHISQNECQIVVNHLIERYMKHFKKRYFPDSKVHYEKLRIVQMILLLLSHPHNRTNTELCERLKSFSYYCLYEETNQNCVRQLLSWILVVAASKSLSEVLDRMQCSAVPVSTLINIIPALYHLVQQSDESILERVISMTLPWTMGSQFRLRVYAQELIRKILEDAKEKHSDFCKKYEYLKTCIDNTINSTQDAYKNSLKTDLVFFTKFNPLENISKQIILVEIPMLNKVHPSEWDCVKLIIDRVKLPKQNEPLTQLFSTDVAKFLKTSDPLLKNYSEALAESNNELIHIQKKITPWKSNLDNLNSQANSDFVLIASLISKPQNLGGLSRTCEVFGIRDITFNDAKVINDKEFKSLSMSSEGWINAIEVKEVDLREYVGSLRSEGFYVIGAEQTAGSEPLNKFQFPRKLALILGNEKTGIPADVIPLLDKCLEIPQFGQTRSLNVHVAGATFIWEYAKQHLVG; from the exons ATGGATAAACAGGAGGTGATATGGCTTATAAATACTGAATTAGATAAAACTCAAGATCAACACATTCGAGATATGTTAACAGATATAAAAGCCAGTTGTTACTCACCGTTAACAAATATTGATTTAGG TCCAAACTTAGTAGCTTCATCAGCTACTCTATTAGCAATTGAAAAGCTGGTACATATCTCTCAGAACGAATGTCAAATTGTAGTAAATCATCTAATAGAAAGATacatgaaacattttaaaaagagatATTTTCCAGACTCgaag GTGCATTATGAAAAACTACGTATTGTTCAAATGATTTTGTTGTTGTTATCTCATCCACATAACAGAACAAATACCGAATTGTGCGAAagattaaaatcattttcttatTACTGCCTTTACGAAGAAACTAATCAGAATTGTGTAAGGCAACTTTTATCATGGATCTTAGTAGTAGCAGCTTCTAAGAGTTTGTCAGAAG TTTTAGATCGTATGCAGTGTTCTGCAGTTCCGGTGtctactttaataaatataattccaGCTCTATATCACTTGGTTCAACAGAGTGATGAAAGTATTCTGGAGCGGGTTATTTCTATGACTTTGCCATGGACTATGGGATCTCAATTTCGATTGCGAGTCTATGCTCAg GAATTAATTCGAAAAATCCTAGAGGACGCCAAAGAAAAACATTCTGACTTCTGTAAAAAATACGAATACCTTAAAACTTGCATAGATAATACTATAAACTCGACACAGGATGCatacaaaaattctttaaagactGATTTagtatttttcacaaaattcaaCCCTTTGGAGAATATATCCAAGCAAATTATACTGGTGGAGATACCTATGTTAAATAAGGTGCATCCATCAGAGTGGGACTGTGTAAAACTCATTATTGATAGAGTAAAACTTCCAAAGCAAAATGAACCGCTAACTCAACTATTCTCTACTGATGtggctaaatttttaaaaacttctgaTCCTCTATTGAAAAATTATAGTGAAGCGTTAGCAGAGTCAAACAACGAGCTGATTCATATTCAAAAGAAAATCACTCCATGGAAAAGTAATTTAGATAATCTTAACTCACAAGCAAACTCCGATTTCGTACTAATAGCATCGCTGATAAGTAAACCTCAAAATTTAGGTGGTTTGTCCAGAACCTGCGAGGTCTTCGGCATTCGAGACATAACGTTTAACGATGCCAAAGTGATAAacgataaagaatttaaaagtcTGAGCATGTCATCTGAAGGATGGATTAATGCTATTGAAGTGAAAGAAGTGGATTTAAGGGAATATGTGGGGAGCCTGCGAAGTGAAGGATTTTATGTGATTGGGGCGGAGCAAACCGCGGGGAGTGAACcgttaaataaatttcaatttccaCGAAAGCTGGCTTTGATTTTGGG
- the LOC126748576 gene encoding uncharacterized protein LOC126748576 isoform X1: MDKQEVIWLINTELDKTQDQHIRDMLTDIKASCYSPLTNIDLGYFLGKYENIFECSLTFLKKMALLTKNTNKLINDISSYISKYSQDTKYQGKLIKLLNILINIYPKQDECLLCIESKVVTHILLTALASQETKTVAYETLISYIKLLEDVELVDCISNIYEFCCEQNNLDIFCALISQIPTRLFYSDNVCFKQQTFWNHIEFCISGLEHHLKRQAEYILAKYVENYTQALYHSNALFTCKNFEKTWQVFFMLLDIGKEKQLHLVSPGLKHLKHIFNLPFIWQKCIFKMYLCHSQSSIVYKVAIELLKENYFTNHLQEIIHMIFVAINKNEYNKLSCETFQQLHQFCLKLDNIELKIVVEEIVKISWNPESFFQILQSVLTPENADKVLIEDMLKCTLQLPHIYIRSECVKYLIKVGWDGNDFNQLAQMVSVCKIDLESRLDITEFSYNEERLIESILANVAEGKYIHLGLRILKCLRKKVWKIFDGKLESIDPDAALCIWYEKITSNRELISSDNIEEKSKITNFLLKYFKMNLCEEFLCVYLKLIYISPIWSNNISNIREEIIGKPLLSPNDHTILQQAVALSLTRRFNDIDVLFSCSRGVPMATIKYKPDSSIDLYAKHAIMSRIFAVLIFEKMKTQKIEPLLLEELVLLLLDFQTNNKDMLQIYQIVQDIPLKYTGLIDCLYNHLAKLKKDQYFRHILITFISILLTCKNAKKSKNFNFITNDLLKFAEIHPSVRFHFINCIPKHSLDLYLSILVDLYLQGVVVTKDEKTEYNLCQILVKNELSVKGLSFSNPNLVASSATLLAIEKLVHISQNECQIVVNHLIERYMKHFKKRYFPDSKVHYEKLRIVQMILLLLSHPHNRTNTELCERLKSFSYYCLYEETNQNCVRQLLSWILVVAASKSLSEVLDRMQCSAVPVSTLINIIPALYHLVQQSDESILERVISMTLPWTMGSQFRLRVYAQELIRKILEDAKEKHSDFCKKYEYLKTCIDNTINSTQDAYKNSLKTDLVFFTKFNPLENISKQIILVEIPMLNKVHPSEWDCVKLIIDRVKLPKQNEPLTQLFSTDVAKFLKTSDPLLKNYSEALAESNNELIHIQKKITPWKSNLDNLNSQANSDFVLIASLISKPQNLGGLSRTCEVFGIRDITFNDAKVINDKEFKSLSMSSEGWINAIEVKEVDLREYVGSLRSEGFYVIGAEQTAGSEPLNKFQFPRKLALILGNEKTGIPADVIPLLDKCLEIPQFGQTRSLNVHVAGATFIWEYAKQHLVG, translated from the exons ATGGATAAACAGGAGGTGATATGGCTTATAAATACTGAATTAGATAAAACTCAAGATCAACACATTCGAGATATGTTAACAGATATAAAAGCCAGTTGTTACTCACCGTTAACAAATATTGATTTAGGGTATTTCCTCGgcaaatatgaaaatatttttgaatgttCTCTaacctttctaaaaaaaatggctttattaaccaaaaacactaataaactaattaatGACATTTCTagttatatttcaaaatattcccAAGATACAAAGTATCAAGGCAAATTGATCAAACTcctaaatattcttattaatatttatccaAAACAAGATGAATGTCTCTTGTGCATAGAGTCCAAGGTTGTAACCCACATCCTATTAACAGCCCTGGCTTCGCAAGAAACTAAGACTGTGGCGTATGAAACattaatttcttatataaaattacttgAAGACGTTGAATTAGTGGATTGTATTAGCAACATATATGAATTCTGTTgtgaacaaaataatttagatattttttgtgCGTTAATAAGTCAAATACCAACAAGATTATTTTACAGTGATAACGTTTGTTTTAAGCAACAAACATTTTGGAATCACATAGAGTTTTGTATATCGGGCCTCGAGCATCACTTAAAAAGACAGGCAGAGTATATTTTGGCGAAATATGTAGAGAATTATACCCAAGCATTATACCATAGTAATGCCctttttacttgtaaaaattttgagaaaacgtggcaagtattttttatgttacttGATATAGGCAAAGAGAAACAGCTTCATTTAGTAAGCCCAGGCCTAAAGCatttaaagcatatttttaatttaccatttatttggcaaaaatgtattttcaagaTGTATCTGTGTCACTCGCAGAGTAGCATAGTATACAAGGTAGCTATTGAACTCTTGAAAgagaattattttacaaatcatCTACAGGAAATAATACATATGATATTTGTGgcaatcaataaaaatgaatacaACAAATTATCATGTGAAACATTTCAGCAACTGCATCAGTTTTGCTTAAAGTTAGACAATATAGAGTTGAAAATTGTTGTGGaagaaatagtaaaaatttcttGGAATCCCGAGAGTTTTTTCCAGATTCTTCAGAGTGTTTTAACGCCAGAAAATGCTGATAAGGTATTAATTGAAGATATGTTAAAATGCACTTTACAATTGCCTCATATATATATTAGATCCGAATgtgtcaaatatttaataaaagtaggCTGGGATGGAAATGATTTTAACCAATTAGCTCAAATGGTGTCCGTGTGTAAAATAGATCTAGAAAGTCGTCTCGATATAACCGAATTTTCATACAACGAGGAAAGGTTAATTGAGTCTATACTAGCAAATGTAGCTGAAGGTAAATATATTCATTTAGGATTGAGAATTTTGAAATGTCTCAGAAAGAAAGTGTGGAAAATATTTGATGGCAAGTTAGAAAGTATAGATCCTGATGCTGCACTTTGCATTTGGTATGAGAAGATAACTTCCAATAGAGAATTGATATCCAGTGATAACATAGAAGAGAAaagtaaaattacaaattttttgttgaaatatttcaaaatgaatttatgTGAGGAATTTTTGTGtgtatatttgaaattaatttatatatcccCGATTTGGTCTAACAATATATCTAATATTAGAGAAGAAATAATTGGAAAACCCTTATTATCACCCAACGATCATACCATTCTTCAGCAAGCAGTGGCTTTATCATTAACTCGCAGATTTAATGACATAGATGTTTTATTTTCGTGTTCTCGAGGAGTTCCTATGGCAACTATAAAATACAAACCGGATTCCTCAATAGATTTATACGCTAAACACGCTATAATGTCAAGAATATTTGCTGTTTTAATTTTCGAAAAGATGaaaactcagaagatcgaaccTCTTTTACTAGAAGAGTTGGTACTCCTTTTGCtagattttcaaacaaataataaagACATGCTACAAATATATCAAATTGTACAAGACATACCATTAAAATACACTGGATTAATTGACTGCCTATATAATCATCttgcaaaactaaaaaaagaccAATATTTTAGGCATATTTTAATcacatttatttcaattttactcACCTGCAAAAACGCCAAAAAAAGTAAGAATTTTAACTTCATTACTAATGATTTGCTAAAGTTTGCTGAGATTCATCCTTCAGTTCGGTTTCACTTTATAAATTGCATTCCTAAACACTCACTAGATCTATATTTATCTATTTTGGTGGATCTCTATCTTCAAGGAGTGGTTGTTACCAAAGATGAAAA aACCGAATATAATCTTTGTCAAATTTTGGTCAAAAATGAGCTATCTGTTAAAGGTTTAAGTTTTTCAAA TCCAAACTTAGTAGCTTCATCAGCTACTCTATTAGCAATTGAAAAGCTGGTACATATCTCTCAGAACGAATGTCAAATTGTAGTAAATCATCTAATAGAAAGATacatgaaacattttaaaaagagatATTTTCCAGACTCgaag GTGCATTATGAAAAACTACGTATTGTTCAAATGATTTTGTTGTTGTTATCTCATCCACATAACAGAACAAATACCGAATTGTGCGAAagattaaaatcattttcttatTACTGCCTTTACGAAGAAACTAATCAGAATTGTGTAAGGCAACTTTTATCATGGATCTTAGTAGTAGCAGCTTCTAAGAGTTTGTCAGAAG TTTTAGATCGTATGCAGTGTTCTGCAGTTCCGGTGtctactttaataaatataattccaGCTCTATATCACTTGGTTCAACAGAGTGATGAAAGTATTCTGGAGCGGGTTATTTCTATGACTTTGCCATGGACTATGGGATCTCAATTTCGATTGCGAGTCTATGCTCAg GAATTAATTCGAAAAATCCTAGAGGACGCCAAAGAAAAACATTCTGACTTCTGTAAAAAATACGAATACCTTAAAACTTGCATAGATAATACTATAAACTCGACACAGGATGCatacaaaaattctttaaagactGATTTagtatttttcacaaaattcaaCCCTTTGGAGAATATATCCAAGCAAATTATACTGGTGGAGATACCTATGTTAAATAAGGTGCATCCATCAGAGTGGGACTGTGTAAAACTCATTATTGATAGAGTAAAACTTCCAAAGCAAAATGAACCGCTAACTCAACTATTCTCTACTGATGtggctaaatttttaaaaacttctgaTCCTCTATTGAAAAATTATAGTGAAGCGTTAGCAGAGTCAAACAACGAGCTGATTCATATTCAAAAGAAAATCACTCCATGGAAAAGTAATTTAGATAATCTTAACTCACAAGCAAACTCCGATTTCGTACTAATAGCATCGCTGATAAGTAAACCTCAAAATTTAGGTGGTTTGTCCAGAACCTGCGAGGTCTTCGGCATTCGAGACATAACGTTTAACGATGCCAAAGTGATAAacgataaagaatttaaaagtcTGAGCATGTCATCTGAAGGATGGATTAATGCTATTGAAGTGAAAGAAGTGGATTTAAGGGAATATGTGGGGAGCCTGCGAAGTGAAGGATTTTATGTGATTGGGGCGGAGCAAACCGCGGGGAGTGAACcgttaaataaatttcaatttccaCGAAAGCTGGCTTTGATTTTGGG